In one Dermatophagoides farinae isolate YC_2012a chromosome 4, ASM2471394v1, whole genome shotgun sequence genomic region, the following are encoded:
- the mRpS6 gene encoding LOW QUALITY PROTEIN: mitochondrial ribosomal protein S6 (The sequence of the model RefSeq protein was modified relative to this genomic sequence to represent the inferred CDS: deleted 1 base in 1 codon), with product MPAYELVLLIKKLQKPELASCMKRAANFIFDNNGILRKMEYFGLQPLHFRLSSSIPNAKRFNQANFLLYHLDLPQESMKKVFEDCRYDTDIIRAYFVKKESNLPDGYHCTLNDELKPPALRPSVMSLIEEGRKKKVDYNMGDSKNVRQIL from the exons aTGCCCGCATATGAATTAGTTTTGTTAATCAAAAAACTACAAAAACCTGAACTAGCATCATGTATGAAACGTGCagccaattttattttcgataataatggtatttTACGAAAAATGGAATATTTTGGCCTACAGCCATTACATTTTCGTCTATCC TCATCGATACCGAATGCTAAACGTTTTAATCAGGCCAA TTTCCTTTTATATCATCTGGATCTACCACAagaatcgatgaaaaaagtATTCGAAGATTGTCGTTATGATACGGATATAATACGTGCatattttgtgaaaaaagaatccaatCTACCCGATGGTTACCATTgtacattgaatgatgaactGAAACCACCAGCATTACGACCATCGGTAATGTCATTAATTGAAgaaggaagaaaaaagaaagtcGATTATAATATGGGTGATTCGAAAAATGTTCGAcaaattttgtaa
- the LOC124490858 gene encoding CD151 antigen-like codes for MVDGGVGKGIKFAMFAANGVIFVGGLVVFAIGVWTLADRSFMERLLGSNLYITSASLLIAAGVIVSFISFLGSLGAYKEIRFMLLVFFVLLFLIFILMLLGGILGYVFRNQVDDRMKREMQITISHYGNDSAITDAWDSVQRNFHCCGIELDGQHGYTIYRQNNPIFGSNNRRRVPRTCCLNLRDESSVERCMMEPENPTHTYHDDCYDRMKNFVKGHAMLVGGIGIGIACILIIGMVLSMALFCMID; via the exons ATGGTAGACGGTGGTGTGGGTAAAGGCATTAAATTTGCCATGTTTGCAGCTAATGGCGTTATTTTT gTTGGTGGTCTTGTTGTGTTCGCTATCGGTGTATGGACATTAGCCGATCGTTCATTTATGGAACGTTTATTAGGATCGAATCTATATATAACATCggcatcattattaattgcAGCCGGTGTAATCGtatcattcatatcatttCTTGGTTCATTGGGTGCATATAAAGAGATACGATTTATGTTGTTGGTATTTTTCGTTCTATTATTTCttatattcatattgatGTTATTGGGCGGTATACTTGGCTATGTTTTTCGTAATCAAGTTGATGATCGTATGAAACGTGAAATGCAAATTACCATTAGCCATTATGGTAATGATTCTGCCATTACTGAT GCTTGGGATTCTGTTCAACGAAAt TTCCATTGTTGTGGTATTGAATTGGATGGCCAACATGGTTATACTATTTATAGACAAAATAATCCGATATTTGGATCAAATAATCGTAGACGAGTACCACGTACATGTTGTCTAAATCTACGTGATGAATCATCAGTGGAAAGATGTATGATGGAACCGGAAAATCCTACACATACCTATCATGAT GATTGTTAtgatagaatgaaaaatttcgtcAAAGGTCATGCAATGTTAGTGGGCGGTATCGGTATCGGAATTGCTTGCATTCTGATCATCGGAATGGTACTTTCAATGGCATTATTTTgtatgatcgattga
- the slmb gene encoding beta-transducin repeat containing E3 ubiquitin protein ligase slmb, whose product MMDQHQDMIEDLEVALNEKIMITDLKDMNAMNDTAAVANGFNGSLSDPMQLFNNDEKYQRFFKTFGLWSETFQDSFVQQLLSHMSHYQHSRINTFLRPMLQRDFISLLPKKGLDHVAETILSYLDEKSLCAAELVCKEWHRFISEGMLWKKLIESRVNTDSLWRGLAQRRGWIRYLFKPQPNESHPDHMFYRRLFPTIIMDIRCTENNWRSGKHTLNRINCRSEGSKGVYCLQYDDQKIISGLRDNTIKIWDRKDLACSNVLTGHTGSVLCLQYDDHVIISGSSDATVRVWEIKTGQMIKTLIHHCEAVLHLRFNNGMMVTCSKDRSIAVWDMTSPTEINLRRVLVGHRAAVNVVDFDEKYIVSASGDRTIKVWKTSDCEFVRTLNGHKRGIACLQYRDRLVVSGSSDNTIRVWDIEFGNCLRVLEGHDELVRCIRFDNKRIVSGAYDGKIKVWDLAAALDPRSPSGTLCLRTLIEHTGRVFRLQFDDFQIVSSSHDDTILIWDFLTPDTNNETTNKSNNQSLCYNNK is encoded by the exons ATGATGGATCAACATCAAGATATGATTGAAGATCTg GAAGTTGCcctgaatgaaaaaataatgataaccgACCTGAAAGATATGAACGCTATGAATGATACGGCCGCCGTTGCAAACGGATTTAATGGTTCATTATCCGATCCAATgcaattattcaataatgatgaaaaatatcaacGATTCTTTAAAACATTTGGCCTATGGTCGGAAACATTTCAGGATTCATTCGtacaacaattattatcacataTGTCACATTACCAACATTCAAGAATCAATACATTTTTACGGCCAATGTTACAACgggattttatttcattactACCGA AAAAAGGTCTAGATCATGTAGCCGAAACTATTCTATCGtatttggatgaaaaatcattatgtGCAGCCGAATTAGTATGTAAAGAATGGCATCGTTTCATTTCGGAAGGAATGTTATGgaagaaattgattgaatcacgTGTAAATACTGATTCGTTATGGCGTGGTCTTGCACAACGTCGTGGTtg GATACGTTATCTATTCAAACCACAACCAAATGAATCACATCCAGATCATATGTTCTATCGACGTTTATTTCCAACAATCATTATGGATATTCGTTGTACAGAAAATAATTGGCGTTCAGGAAAACATACATTGAATCGTATTAATTGCCGTAGTGAAGGCAGTAAAGGTGTTTATTGTTtacaatatgatgatcagaaaATTATCAGCGGTCTACGTGATAATACAATTAAAATCTGGGATCGTAAAGATTTGGCCTGTTCAAAT GTTCTAACTGGACATACTGGATCGGTTCTTTGTCtacaatatgatgatcatgtaaTTATAAGCGGTTCAAGCGATGCAACTGTACGCGTTTGGGAGATTAAAACTGGACAAATGATCAAAACTTTAATACATCATTGTGAAGCTGTATTGCATCTTCGTTTTAATAATGGTATGATGGTCACCTGTTCGAAAGATCGTTCTATTGCCGTTTGGGATATGACATCACCAACTGAGATTAATTTACGTCGGGTATTGGTTGGTCATCGTGCCGCAGTAAATGTTGTAGATTTTGACGAAAAATATATTGTATCTGCATCCGGTGATCGTACGATCAAAGTATGGAAAACATCTGATTGTGAATTTGTACGAACATTGAATGGTCATAAACGTGGTATTGCCTGTCTCCAATATCGTGATCGTTTAGTGGTCAGTGGTAGTTCAGATAATACGATTAG AGTTTGGGACATTGAATTCGGTAACTGTTTACGCGTATTGGAAGGTCATGATGAATTGGTTCGCTGTATAcgatttgataataaacgAATTGTTAGCGGTGCTTATGATGG TAAAATCAAAGTCTGGGATTTAGCTGCCGCATTGGATCCACGATCACCATCCGGTACATTATGTTTACGTACATTAATCGAACATACTGGTCGTGTATTTCGTttacaatttgatgatttccaAATTGTTAGCAGTTCACATGATGATACAATTTTGATATGGGATTTTCTTACACCCGATACgaataatgaaacaacaaacaaatcaaacaatcaatcattgtgCTATAATAACAAATAA
- the LOC124490596 gene encoding uncharacterized protein LOC124490596, which produces MEALKIFMISLNPPVFILTLTLLLLFWNSCCRNFYFVLLMVMTKTVLHHRRLTKSSVNNNDDDDDERQNLLEKTQRSQDEDRWNATNEKFHQFDHIPWKGILLALTLTLIGSVIVIVFICSNFGWIAFKPDDNFTFLTLAFITLVPGLYHCMIAFRAYRGYDGYSFDDIADLN; this is translated from the exons ATGGAAGCACTGAAGATATTCATGATTAGCTTGAATCCACCAGTATTTATATTAACATtaacattgttgttattattttggaATTCGTGTTgtagaaatttttattttgtattaTTGATGGTCATGACTAAAACAGTTTTGCATCATCGCCGATTGACAAAATCATCtgtcaacaataatgatgatgatgatgatgaacgtcAGAATTTGCTTGAAAAAACACAg CGATCCCAAGATGAAGATAGATGGAACgcaacgaatgaaaaatttcatcaatttgatcacATTCCATGGAAAGGTATCCTATTGGCATTGACGCTCACGTTGATTGGTAGCGTTATCGTTatcgtttttatttgttcaaattttggTTGGATCGCCTTCAAACCGGATGATAATTTTACATTCCTAACATTGGCCTTTATCACATTAGTGCCTGGTCTCTATCATTGTATGATTGCATTCCGAGCATATCGTGGTTATGATGGATATagttttgatgatattgcCGATCTTAATTGA
- the LOC124490593 gene encoding LOW QUALITY PROTEIN: uncharacterized protein LOC124490593 (The sequence of the model RefSeq protein was modified relative to this genomic sequence to represent the inferred CDS: deleted 1 base in 1 codon): protein MDSSLSTIFDYNDDDNQDNHHFHHHHNHHSTNHQKSLLRRQNSNRLRRTATTTTTAKRSIIKMDKSISTSKSHHNLLPIDNDSILPPEQEQGNVEYKLKLINPSPNRLEHLVTQMKWRLEEGDGEAIYEIGVEDNGGLKGLTEDEISSSLQTLHMMADKINASVSITQEKLIESTRNDNNPRKALEVLVKKIPADRQAVEIRISVLGNVEAGKSSLLGVLTQGELDNGKGRARLNLFRHRHEIRSGRTSSINKEILGFDNRGKPIKYCDYQTSEEICQLSSKIIVFIDSGGHRKYLKTTVFSLTATHADYAILVINALSPLDCGTNLLHLSLAIALEVPIMVVINKIDLCDDQMIDRILNNVRTLIASPFCKNKIPITIQNGNDIIAYSNNNNRKNMVPIFLISCVNGDGLELLYDFLHLLEPSMDSFNRDKLIKQNCTFQIDQTFNIPNLGVVASGFLRSGLIEEGSVLKVGPLDDGHFVDVFVTSVQRHKVNRRIVRPGESSTLALNLFTNSTISVNNGMVLLSNVDPDSICQYFQAQIYSMPHSSAVISLGSSAIVYIENVRQCGVILAIKHKEQIYADESASVIIRFIRRPEYIRNGYRLLLQFERAKAIGHVTKLKPINQNYEIEAMEIFSMSLEYLCQQAKDEIGQKCGLRLTHDDIVWVITVPAIWSDQSKQFIRLAAERTGLICGEMLRIALEPEVASLYCRKFLSNELRNSKSKIQSTIEPGISYLIIDLGGGTVDITAHQIQQDGFIKELHKSTGGPYGSNEINRKFEKIIEKIFGSKRWQRFRKESPSTYLDLMQAFELRKREAKPDHHTPYNILLTFSFITYFGGSKELTKLFDKNAPNGLSYSPKLGIIRIDMILMNQLFRSVIDPLIDICRQILEEQKSNNIRYMFLTGGFARSAMINQQIKLMFESKLMVVIPSQAHLAVLYGACQYGLDPTLIRSRRVRQTYGIAIMERFDQSIHPHSKRMVSAQDQTEWCTDVFDKFVEMNQSIGLFESIKRRYKPIFSTQNSCIFHIYSTTNMMARFVTDQGVQKCGALYLELDTIQFPNGVNPAIQQLLQREIEVEMFFGETEIKITAKDLQTGYDVRSNIDFISNLNE, encoded by the exons ATGGATTCTTCACTATCAaccatttttgattataatgatgatgacaatcaagataatcaccattttcatcatcatcataatcatcactctacaaatcatcaaaaatcattgctACGAAGACAAAATTCGAATCGTTTACGGCGAacagcaacgacaacaacgacagcaaaacgatcaataataaaaatggataaatcaatttcaacatcaaaatctcatcataatcttttaccaattgataatgattcgattttacCACCTGAACAGGAACAGGGAAATGTTGAATATAAACTTAAACTGATTAATCCATCACCAAATCGTTTAGAACATCTTGTTACTCAGATGAAATGGCGTCTTGAAGAAG gAGATGGAGAAGCAATCTATGAGATTGGTGTTGAAGATAATGGTGGCCTTAAAGGATTGACCGAAGATgaaatctcatcatcattgcaaacACTTCATATGATGGCCGATAAAATAAATGCATCCGTATCGATAACACaggaaaaattgattgaatcaacaagaaatgataataatccacGAAAAGCATTAGAAGTATTGGTTAAAAAAATACCCGCTGATCGACAAGCGGTTGAAATACGGATTTCTGTTTTGGGCAATGTTGAAGCGGGAAAAAGTTCATTACTTGGTGTACTAACACAAGGTGAACTTGATAATGGAAAag GTCGAGCACGACTAAATCTTTTCCGTCATCGACACGAAATTCGTTCAGGTCGTACATCAAGTATTAATAAAGAAATTCTTGGTTTCGATAATCGTGGAAAACCGATCAAATATTGTGATTATCAAACTTCTGAAGAAATTTGTCAGCTATCATCGAAAATTATCGTGTTTATCGATTCGGGTGGCCATCGAAAATATCTTAAGACAACCGTATTCAGTTTAACTGCAACACATGCTGATTATGCCATCCTAGTGATCAATGCATTGAGTCCATTAGATTGTGGTACAAATCTTTTACATTTAAGTTTAGCCATTGCTCTTGAAGTTCCCATCATGGTCGTAATCAATAAGATTGATCTAtgtgatgatcaaatgattgatcgTATATTGAACAATGTACGAACATTGATTGCATCACCGTTTTGTAAGAATAAAATACCGATAACCATTCAAAATGGTAACGATATAATAGCctatagtaataataataatcgtaaaAACATGGTGCCTATATTCCTGATCTCATGTGTTAATGGTGATGGGCTGGAATTACTTTATGATTTTCTACATTTACTCGAACCATCAatggattcattcaatcgagATAAactaatcaaacaaaattgtacATTTcag ATTGATCAAACATTTAATATACCAAATCTGGGTGTCGTTGCCAGTGGTTTTCTTCGTTCAGGCCTTATTGAAGAAGGTTCAGTACTGAAAGTGGGACCATTGGATGATGGACATTTTGTCGATGTATTTGTTACGAGTGTTCAACGACATAAAGTAAATCGACGTATAGTTCGACCTGGTGAAAGTTCAACATTAGCATTGAATCTTTTTACGAATTCTACAATATCCGTCAATAATg GAATGGTATTGTTAAGCAATGTTGATCCAGATTCAATttgtcaatattttcaaGCTCAAATCTACTCAATGCCACATTCATCTGCTGTCATATCGTTAGGATCGTCAGCCATTgtttacattgaaaatgtacGTCAATGTGGTGTAATATTAGCGATCAAACATAAGGAACAAATCTATGCCGATGAATCCGCTTCTGTTATCATACGATTTATTCGTCGTCCAGAATATATTCGAAATGGATATCGGCTATTATTACAATTTGAACGAGCCAAAGCTATTGGTCATGTGactaaa CTAAAaccaataaatcaaaattatgaGATTGAAgcaatggaaattttttcaatgtcattAGAATATCTTTGTCAACAAGCAAAAGATGAAATTGGTCAAAAATGTGGATTACGTTTAacacatgatgatattgtatGGGTTATAACCGTACCAGCAATTTGGTCGGATCAAAGTAAACAATTTATACGATTAGCAGCTGAACGTACCGGTTTGATATGTGGTGAAATGCTTCGCATTGCACTTGAACCCGAGGTAGCATCATTATATtgtcgaaaatttttatctaaTGAATTAAGAAATTCTAagtcaaaaattcaatcaacaattgaGCCTGGAATTAGCTATCTGATTATTGATTTAGGCGGTGGAACTGTTGAT ATAACAGctcatcaaattcaacaagaTGGTTTCATCAAAGAACTT CATAAATCAACGGGTGGACCATATGGttcgaatgaaattaataggaaatttgaaaaaataatcgaaaaaatttttggttcGAAACGATGGCAACGTTTTCGCAAGGAATCACCAAGCACATATCTCGATTTGATGCAAGCATTTGAATTACGAAAACGAGAAGCAAAACCAGATCATCATACACCATATAACATATTGCTTaccttttcattcatcacatATTTTGGTGGCTCAAAAGAACTAACCAAACTCTTCGATAAAAATGCACCAAATGGTTTATCGTATTCACCGAAATTGGGTATTATTAGAATTGATATGATTctaatgaatcaattatttcGATCTGTTATTGatccattgattgatatatgCCGTCAAATACTTGAAGAACAGAAATCGAACAATATTCGATATATGTTTTTGACTGGTGGTTTTGCCCGTTCAGCTATGattaatcaacaaataaaattgatgttcgaatcaaaattgatggtTGTAATACCATCACAAGCACATCTAGCCGTATTATATGGGGCATGTCAATATGGTCTGGATCCTACATTGATTCGTTCACGTCGTGTACGGCAAACATATGGTATAGCTATTATGGAACGATTTGATCAATCTATTCATCCTCATTCGAAACGTATGGTCAGTGCACAAGATCAAACAGAATGGTGTACCGATGTATTCGATAAATTTGTCGAgatgaatcaatcgattggatTGTTTGAATCGATAAAACGTCGGTATAAACCAATATTTTCCACACAAAATTCGTGTatatttcatatttattcGACTACCAATATGATGGCTAGATTTGTTACCGATCAAGGTGTACAAAAATGTGGAGCACTTTATCTAGAACTGgatacaattcaatttccaaACGGTGTTAATCCAGCCATTCAACAATTATTACAACGTGAAATTGAAGTGGAAATGTTTTTCGGTGAAACCGAAATCAAG ATAACGGCAAAAGATTTACAAACAGGATATGATGTCAGATCGAATATAGATTTTATATCAAAtctaaatgaataa
- the Gyg gene encoding glycogenin 1, translating into MSSEAFVTLATNDNYAIGAMVLASSLRQVATQKHLFILITNGVSDKIREVLAKFFDTIQLVDLLHSPDPKILQALKRPELAVTLTKLHCWKLTQFTKCVFMDSDTLVVKNIDELFERDELSAVPDVGWPDCFNSGVFVYQPSDVTFNQLIEMAARDGSFDGGDQGLLNQYFSDWSTKDIGRHLSFIYNMTLASTYSYLPAYKRFGQNVKVIHFLGALKPWYCSYNASMGKLNTFIGNDQARDFIEKWWQMMVANVHSAIEQLNLVGSMSNMVIDNPAAVQQPSSSNEDRYQAWQQGQMDYLGADSFENIQKRLDQSIHGQ; encoded by the exons ATGTCTTCTG AAGCATTCGTAACGTTAGCTACGAACGATAATTATGCTATCGGTGCAATGGTAttggcatcatcattacgaCAAGTTGcaacacaaaaacatttgttcATATTGATTACCAATGGTGTTTCCGATAAAATaag GGAGGTATTGGCTAAATTCTTCGATACCATACAATTGGTGGATCTATTACATAGTCCTGATCCGAAAATTCTTCAAGCATTAAAACGACCCGAATTGGCTGTAACATTAACAAAATTACATTGTTGGAAATTAACACAATTCACTAAATGTGTATTTATGGATTCCGATACATTGGTTgtcaaaaatattgatgaactATTTGAACGTGATGAGCTATCTGCTGTACCGGATGTTGGTTGGCCTGATTGCTTTAATAGtggtgtttttgtttatcaaccTTCCGATGTAacatttaatcaattgattgaaatggcCGCACGTGATGGTAGTTTTGATGGCGGTGATCAAGGtctattgaatcaatatttttccgATTGGTCAACAAAAGATATTGGCCGTCATCTTTCCTTTATTTATAATATGACACTTGCATCCACTTATTCATATTTACCAGCATATAAAAG ATTCGGCCAAAATGTTAAagttattcattttcttggAGCTTTAAAACCATGGTATTGTTCATATAATGCTTCGATGGGTAAATTGAATACATTCATCGGTAATGATCAAGCACgtgatttcattgaaaaatggtGGCAAATGATGGTTGCCAATGTTCATTCGGCCATCGAAcag TTAAATCTGGTTGGATCAATGTCCAATATGGTAATTGATAATCCTGCTGCTGTACAACAGCCATCATCAAGTAATGAAGATCGATATCAAGCATGGCAACAAGGACAAATGGATTATCTTGGCGCTGATAGCTTTGAAAACATACAAAAACGTTTGGATCAATCCATTCATGGCCAATGA
- the LOC124500405 gene encoding uncharacterized protein LOC124500405, with translation MMHNIEIDDTMMTININDDDNDCEEDDDDDEQIKIIQQQQQQQSNPDRNNNEKNKCFNIWPSLFRRSTYLKRYKRGHSHSLEKHRSRYYSQSFGSSLNDDNLSLSSSKPISSNVPFPITDKYLTHGSPISPRVKNFNLDMKILVLSRNDNPYLSKQLERSNSLTSNNSSTVTDEQEYFAIDTPHSALHTPIFNRRNYRINNGRSSSSTGQHQHQQQQQQHRSTLSFTFGYDNHRDLEDGKNLHEQLIRSPPPNFPEKLSEFLFTENLIKNLNNQ, from the exons ATGATGcataatattgaaattgatgatacaatgatgaccatcaatattaatgatgatgataatgattgtgaagaggatgatgatgatgatgaacaaatcaagattattcaacaacaacaacaacaacaaagtaaCCCAGATaggaataataatgaaaagaataaatgTTTCAATATATGGCCATCTTTATTTAg ACGATCAACCTATTTAAAACGTTATAAAAGAGGCCATTCACATTCGTTAGAAAAACATCGTAGTCGTTATTATTCACAAAGTTTtggttcatcattgaatgatgataatctttcactatcatcatcaaagccGATATCATCGAATGTTCCATTTCCGATCACGGATAAATATCTAACACATGGTTCACCAATTTCACCACgtgtaaaaaattttaatcttGATATGAAAATTCTGGTATTATCACGTAATGATAATCCGTATCTAAGTAAACAATTAGAACGTTCAAATTCATTAAcatcaaataattcatcaaccGTAACAGATGAACAGGAATATTTTGCTATCGATACACCACATTCAGCGCTACATACGCCCATATTTAATCGTCGCAATTATCGGATTAATAATggtcgttcatcatcatcaaccgggcaacatcaacatcaacaacaacaacaacaacatcgatcaacattatcatttacaTTTGGCTATGATAATCATAGAGATCTAGAGGATGGAAAAAATCTTCATGAACAATTAATCCGTAGTCCACCTCCGAATTTCCCGGAAAAACTaagtgaatttttattcactgAAAATCTGATCAAAAATctaaataatcaatga